Proteins encoded by one window of Yamadazyma tenuis chromosome 2, complete sequence:
- the SPB4 gene encoding ATP-dependent rRNA helicase spb4 (COG:A; EggNog:ENOG503NXVX) — MEKKKGSLSWDKLQGQLHPWLYDAVISLGFQSMTPVQASTIPLLSGSKDVVVESVTGSGKTLAFTVPVLQKISKLLYDEQIILKKGHFFAVVLSPTRELASQIQAVFDSLIAYLPEDKPAIKTQLLIGSIGTVREDLQKFVKTSPQILIATPGRFLDFISSTNVRTNSTEIVILDEADKLLDISFGKDVVSVLQRLPKQRRTGLFSATLSAAGDSIFKAGMTNPVKVTVKGSTSSLNSSAPKSLNLSYMLINPEKKITTMLKLLHDYKFKKCIVYFPTCTSVKYFYLTFKSLLPPDFTAKFHSLHGQLTSKSRLKTLGNFVDADTSEFKHVLMTTDVAARGIDIPDVDLVIQIEPPMDPDVFLHRCGRTGRANKVGRAITFLNNENSHEVEFVDYMEVKGITLNELPAIYDNNHAQFASKMRGFLLKDRGVHELAIKSYVGFIKYYSKHVASSIFRLSLLDYIGIAKAYGLLRLPKMPETRYIPIEQMPEDGWLGEKIDMNKYAYADSQKEKVRLATMEADNLKRIEDSKRRKELKVKNEAWSKKVDSKETKQDRREKSKKKREAIEKQLMEESSSDNEEAEIDWKEVVRENKRHKSNVQVQGSFDDL, encoded by the coding sequence atggagaagaagaaaggaTCTTTATCTTGGGACAAACTCCAAGGTCAGCTTCACCCATGGCTCTATGATGCAGTAATTTCACTAGGTTTCCAATCTATGACTCCAGTTCAAGCCTCAACTATCCCATTGTTATCGGGATCAAAGGATGTCGTGGTTGAGTCTGTCACAGGCTCAGGAAAGACTTTAGCGTTCACCGTGCCAGTCCTTCAGAAAATCTCAAAGTTGCTTTATGACGAGCAGATCATATTGAAGAAGGGTCATTTTTTCGCTGTGGTATTGTCCCCCACTAGAGAGTTGGCAAGTCAAATACAAGCTGTTTTTGACTCCCTCATCGCATATTTGCCTGAAGATAAGCCTGCCATCAAGACTCAGTTACTTATTGGTTCAATCGGAACTGTGAGAGAAGATTTGCAGAAATTTGTCAAGACGAGTCCTCAGATCTTAATTGCCACTCCAGGGAGGTTTTTGGACTTTATCTCGTCTACTAATGTGAGAACCAACTCTACTGAAATTGTTATCTTGGACGAGGCTGATAAGCTATTGGACATTTCCTTTGGCAAAGATGTTGTCAGTGTGTTGCAAAGGCTCCCGAAACAGAGAAGAACCGGGCTTTTCTCTGCCACCTTGTCGGCTGCTGGTGATAGTATTTTCAAAGCAGGGATGACAAATCCTGTGAAAGTCACAGTCAAAGGGTCTACCTCATCATTGAACAGTTCCGCTCCCAAGTCCTTGAATTTGAGCTATATGCTTATTAACCCTGAGAAAAAGATAACAACTATGTTAAAGCTTCTTCATGATTATAAATTCAAAAAGTGCATCGTTTACTTTCCAACTTGCACATCGGTTAAATACTTTTATTTGACGTTCAAATCCCTACTTCCCCCAGATTTCACCGCAAAATTCCACTCCTTACATGGTCAGTTGACTAGTAAGTCAAGGTTGAAGACACTTGGGAACTTTGTTGATGCCGACACGTCTGAGTTCAAACACGTTCTTATGACCACCGATGTCGCGGCAAGAGGAATCGATATTCCTGATGTGGATCTTGTCATCCAAATAGAGCCTCCCATGGATCCTGATGTATTCTTACACAGATGTGGACGAACTGGTCGAGCCAATAAGGTTGGGCGTGCAATCACCTTTCTTAATAATGAAAATAGTCATGAggttgagtttgtggactACATGGAGGTTAAAGGTATTACTCTCAATGAGTTACCAGCAATTTATGATAACAATCATGCTCAGTTTGCTTCTAAAATGAGAGGCTTTCTCTTAAAGGACAGAGGAGTCCACGAGTTGGCCATCAAATCATATGTTGGCTTTATCAAATATTACAGTAAGCATGTCGCATCTTCTATCTTTCGATTATCGCTTCTTGATTATATTGGAATAGCCAAGGCATACGGACTTCTTCGTCTCCCCAAGATGCCTGAAACCAGGTATATcccaattgaacaaatgCCCGAAGATGGATGGCTTGGGGAGAAGATTGATATGAACAAGTATGCCTATGCTGATAGCCAAAAGGAAAAAGTTCGACTTGCAACCATGGAGGCCGATAACCTCAAACGTATTGAAGACTCTaaaagaaggaaagaaTTGAAAGTCAAAAATGAAGCGTGGTCAAAGAAAGTGGATCTGAAGGAGACAAAGCAAGATAGACGAGAGAAGAGtaaaaagaagagagaagCAATAGAAAAACAACTTATGGAGGAATCTTCCAGCGACAAcgaagaagctgaaatcGATTGGAAGGAGGTTGTGAGAGAAAACAAGAGGCACAAGAGTAACGTTCAAGTACAAGGGTCTTTTGATGACTTGTAG